Part of the Myxococcota bacterium genome is shown below.
CGCGCGCAAGCTCGCCGAGGCGCTCGCGCCGCACCCCGCCTGCGCCGTGGTGGGGCGCGGCTTCGGCTATCCCGTGGCGCTCGAGTGGGCGCTCAAGCTGAAGGAGCTCGCGGGCGTGTTCGCCGAGCCCTTCTCGGCCGCCGACTACCGGCACGGCCCGATCGCGCTGGCGCAGAGCGGCGCCCCGGTGTTCGCCCTCGAGCTGCACGGCCCGGCCGCGCCCGACGTGCGCCGTCTGGCCGCGGAGCTGCTCGAGCGCGGCGCGCGCATCGTGCGCGTGGCCAGCGAGAGCGACGCAGATCTGTGTATCCCCGCCGCGCCCGAGTGGCTCGCGCCCATACCCGCGGCGATCGCCGGTCAGCTGCTCGCATTCTGGCTCGCGCGCGCGCGCGGCCGAGACCCCGACAAGCCGGCAGGCCTGAAGAAGGTCACTCGAACGCTTTGACTGGTTGACTACGTTCGCCTGCGGCGCTTGCTCGGCCCTAGCCGAAGGCCAGCTTCAGCCCCGGCCGGGGCCAGGGCGTCGAGACGAGCTTGCCCGTGGCCGAGAGCGTCACGTAGGCGGTGCGCAGGTCGTTGCCGCCGAAGCAGACGTTCGTGGTCAGCGGGTCGGGCATGGGCACGTGCTCGATCTTGCCGCCGTCGGGGGAGATCACCGTGATGCCGCCGTTCACGATCGTGGCCACGCACACGTTGCCGTCGGCATCGACGGCGAG
Proteins encoded:
- a CDS encoding SIS domain-containing protein, with the translated sequence ARKLAEALAPHPACAVVGRGFGYPVALEWALKLKELAGVFAEPFSAADYRHGPIALAQSGAPVFALELHGPAAPDVRRLAAELLERGARIVRVASESDADLCIPAAPEWLAPIPAAIAGQLLAFWLARARGRDPDKPAGLKKVTRTL